A stretch of Paenibacillus mucilaginosus 3016 DNA encodes these proteins:
- the priA gene encoding primosomal protein N' has protein sequence MYAKVIVDVPARPTNRAFDYSIPEHMRELVAVGSRVGVPFGPRTVQGFVVELHPGTQLDPSKVKPIKTAMDLQPPLTEELVKLASWISRTYLCHEVTALQAMIPGALKAKYERHVKAAEPGASGLLPLLLPGQEEILAYVRRQETVELQSLMDKFADDAGLVKGLLDEGFLVEIQMVKDRMSAKKALTVFAPEDPSQLEAWLGELPAKAAKQREVLEHFIRQPEPMKLTDLLTELNLSAGSVKALADRGWLRIEEVEVQRDPYASRTFKPTSPLPLTPEQAGVYERIRDAVLSERQRVFLLHGVTGSGKTEVYLQSIQTCLDQGREAIVLVPEIALTPQMVERFKGRFGNRVAVLHSRLSHGERYDEWRKIARREVSVVIGARSAIFAPFTKIGLIIIDEEHETTYKQEESPKYHARDVAIARAAEHGASVILGSATPSLESMYRTTNEAAAAATPERPAFELLSMPSRVEGRPLPPVRIIDMREELKSGNRSMFSRDLYKAIEERLHKKEQIVLLLNRRGYATFVMCRTCGYVADCPHCDISLTYHQSSRAIRCHYCGYAERELSLCPDCGSEHIRHFGTGTQRVEEELAKLFPGIRVIRMDVDTTTEKGSHEKWLTMFGNRQADVLLGTQMVAKGLDFPYVTLVGALAADSVLNLPDFRAAERTFQLLTQVAGRAGRHQLPGEVYVQTYTPEHYSIVSASRHDYMGFMRKEMMMRRLHNYPPFHRLVLITLSHEQVQLLIRSGEVLAARLKELAEDRRDQGGELEVLGPVASPISRIKDRYRFQCMIKYRGDQDIAQIVEQAASVLEDAVKTQKLTVSIDVDPQLLM, from the coding sequence ATGTATGCGAAAGTGATCGTTGATGTTCCGGCCCGGCCCACCAACCGGGCCTTTGATTACAGCATCCCCGAGCACATGAGGGAGCTCGTGGCCGTGGGCTCGCGGGTGGGGGTGCCTTTCGGGCCCCGCACCGTGCAGGGCTTCGTAGTCGAGCTGCATCCGGGCACGCAGCTCGATCCGTCGAAGGTCAAGCCGATCAAGACGGCTATGGACCTGCAGCCTCCGCTGACGGAGGAGCTTGTGAAGCTCGCGAGCTGGATCTCCCGGACGTACCTGTGCCATGAGGTTACGGCGCTGCAGGCGATGATTCCGGGCGCGCTCAAAGCCAAGTACGAGCGCCACGTGAAGGCGGCGGAGCCGGGGGCCTCCGGCCTGCTGCCTCTTCTGCTTCCCGGGCAGGAGGAGATTCTGGCCTACGTCCGGCGGCAGGAGACGGTGGAGCTCCAGTCCCTGATGGACAAGTTCGCGGACGACGCGGGACTGGTGAAGGGACTGCTTGACGAGGGCTTCTTGGTCGAGATCCAGATGGTCAAGGACCGGATGTCCGCCAAGAAGGCGCTGACGGTCTTCGCTCCGGAGGATCCGTCGCAGCTCGAAGCCTGGCTCGGCGAGCTGCCGGCGAAGGCGGCGAAGCAGCGCGAGGTGCTGGAGCATTTCATCCGGCAGCCGGAGCCGATGAAGCTGACGGATCTGCTCACGGAGCTGAACCTGTCGGCGGGCAGCGTGAAGGCGCTGGCGGACCGGGGCTGGCTGCGGATCGAGGAAGTCGAGGTCCAGCGGGACCCGTATGCCTCCAGGACCTTCAAGCCGACGTCGCCCCTGCCGCTGACGCCGGAGCAGGCCGGCGTGTACGAACGCATCCGGGATGCGGTGCTGTCGGAGCGGCAGCGGGTATTCCTGCTTCACGGGGTCACCGGCAGCGGCAAGACGGAGGTGTACCTGCAGTCGATCCAGACCTGTCTGGATCAAGGGCGCGAAGCGATCGTGCTCGTGCCCGAGATCGCCCTGACGCCCCAGATGGTCGAGCGCTTCAAGGGGCGTTTCGGCAACCGGGTGGCAGTGCTGCACAGCAGGCTGTCGCACGGAGAACGCTATGACGAGTGGCGCAAGATCGCACGCCGGGAAGTCAGTGTCGTCATCGGCGCGCGGTCGGCGATTTTTGCCCCTTTTACCAAGATCGGACTTATCATTATTGATGAAGAGCACGAAACGACATACAAGCAGGAAGAGAGCCCCAAGTACCATGCGCGTGACGTGGCGATCGCCCGGGCGGCGGAGCACGGCGCTTCCGTCATTCTCGGCTCGGCTACGCCGTCGCTGGAGAGCATGTACCGCACGACGAACGAAGCGGCGGCAGCGGCCACCCCGGAGCGCCCCGCGTTCGAACTGCTGTCGATGCCGAGCCGGGTGGAAGGCCGGCCGCTGCCTCCGGTGAGAATCATCGATATGCGGGAGGAGCTCAAGAGCGGCAACCGGTCCATGTTCAGCCGCGATCTGTATAAAGCGATCGAAGAACGGTTACACAAGAAAGAACAGATCGTTTTGCTGCTGAACCGCCGGGGGTATGCGACGTTCGTCATGTGCCGAACCTGCGGCTATGTCGCCGACTGTCCGCACTGCGATATCTCGCTGACATACCACCAGAGCTCGAGGGCGATCCGCTGTCACTACTGCGGGTATGCCGAGCGGGAGCTGTCGCTGTGTCCCGACTGCGGAAGCGAGCATATCCGCCACTTCGGCACCGGAACCCAGCGGGTCGAGGAGGAGCTGGCCAAGCTGTTCCCCGGCATCCGGGTCATCCGGATGGATGTGGACACGACGACGGAGAAGGGCTCGCACGAGAAATGGCTGACGATGTTCGGCAACCGGCAGGCGGATGTGCTGCTCGGCACCCAGATGGTCGCCAAGGGGCTCGACTTCCCCTATGTGACCCTGGTCGGAGCGCTCGCTGCGGATTCCGTGCTGAACCTGCCGGACTTCCGGGCGGCGGAGCGGACGTTCCAGCTGCTGACCCAGGTGGCCGGTCGGGCGGGGCGACATCAGCTTCCCGGCGAAGTGTATGTGCAGACGTACACGCCGGAGCATTACAGCATCGTCTCCGCCAGCCGCCACGATTATATGGGCTTCATGCGCAAAGAGATGATGATGCGCCGGCTTCATAACTATCCTCCGTTCCACCGGCTTGTGCTCATCACGCTGTCCCACGAACAGGTGCAGCTGCTGATCCGCTCGGGCGAGGTGCTGGCGGCCCGGCTCAAGGAGCTGGCGGAGGACCGCCGGGACCAGGGCGGGGAGCTTGAGGTGCTAGGTCCCGTAGCGTCGCCGATCTCGCGGATCAAGGATAGATATCGGTTCCAATGCATGATAAAATATCGGGGAGATCAGGACATCGCCCAGATCGTGGAACAGGCGGCCTCCGTACTGGAGGACGCCGTGAAGACACAGAAGCTGACGGTGTCGATCGATGTGGATCCCCAGCTGCTGATGTAA
- the coaBC gene encoding bifunctional phosphopantothenoylcysteine decarboxylase/phosphopantothenate--cysteine ligase CoaBC, which yields MLQGKTIVLGVCGGIAAYKAAALCSRLTQAGAKVRVIMTESAAKFIAPLTFQALSRHEVAVDTFDEKDPSVIMHIDLADSADAVIVAPATANLIGKMALGLADDMLSTTLLATEAPVFVAPAMNVHMYAHPAVQANLQMLAARGVRFIEPGVGQLACGYVGKGRLAEPEEIAAVLHRFFAEEGLLRGRRLLVTAGGTVERIDPVRYLTNDSSGKMGYAIAEEARRMGARVTLVTGRASVPAPAGVEVVRVESALDMREAVLSRMEQQDIIIKAAAVADYRPAEAAQQKIKKKSDEMTLQLVKNPDILAELGERKTTQFIVGFAAETQNVEAYAIEKLKRKRSDLLVANDVTVEGAGFGTDTNLVRIYDAAGLVEALPMLSKQDVAARLLALIAERLPKGE from the coding sequence ATGCTCCAAGGAAAAACGATCGTGCTCGGCGTGTGCGGTGGCATTGCCGCGTACAAGGCCGCCGCGCTCTGCAGCAGGCTGACGCAGGCCGGCGCCAAGGTCCGTGTGATCATGACGGAGTCCGCCGCCAAATTCATTGCGCCGCTGACCTTCCAGGCGCTGTCGCGTCATGAAGTCGCGGTCGATACGTTCGACGAGAAGGACCCGTCGGTGATCATGCATATCGACCTGGCGGACTCCGCGGATGCGGTGATCGTCGCGCCGGCGACGGCCAATCTCATCGGCAAAATGGCGCTGGGGCTGGCGGACGACATGCTGAGCACGACGCTGCTCGCCACCGAGGCGCCCGTGTTCGTAGCCCCGGCGATGAACGTGCATATGTACGCCCATCCCGCGGTGCAGGCGAATCTGCAGATGCTGGCGGCCCGGGGCGTGCGCTTCATCGAGCCGGGTGTCGGTCAGCTGGCCTGCGGCTACGTGGGCAAGGGAAGATTGGCGGAGCCCGAGGAGATTGCCGCCGTACTGCACCGCTTCTTCGCCGAAGAGGGGCTCTTGAGAGGCCGGCGCCTGCTCGTGACGGCCGGGGGCACCGTGGAGCGGATCGATCCGGTCCGCTATCTCACCAATGATTCGTCCGGGAAGATGGGCTATGCCATTGCCGAAGAGGCGAGGCGGATGGGCGCCCGGGTGACCCTGGTGACCGGCAGGGCGTCGGTTCCGGCTCCTGCCGGCGTGGAGGTCGTCCGCGTGGAATCCGCGCTCGACATGAGAGAGGCCGTGCTGTCCCGGATGGAACAGCAGGATATCATAATCAAGGCGGCTGCGGTTGCCGACTACCGGCCGGCCGAGGCGGCGCAGCAGAAGATCAAGAAGAAGTCCGACGAGATGACCCTGCAGCTCGTCAAGAATCCGGATATTCTGGCGGAGCTTGGGGAGCGCAAGACGACCCAGTTCATCGTCGGCTTCGCTGCCGAAACGCAGAATGTGGAGGCGTACGCCATCGAGAAGCTGAAGCGCAAGCGTTCCGACCTGCTCGTCGCCAACGACGTGACGGTGGAAGGCGCGGGCTTCGGCACGGATACGAACCTCGTCCGCATCTATGATGCGGCGGGGCTCGTCGAAGCGCTGCCGATGCTGTCCAAGCAGGATGTGGCGGCACGGCTGCTGGCCCTGATCGCGGAGCGTCTTCCGAAGGGGGAATGA
- the rpoZ gene encoding DNA-directed RNA polymerase subunit omega — protein sequence MLYPSIDKLLDKVDSKYSLVVAASKRARALRDGAKTEVRQKRSHKQVGLALEEIYEDHVSYEKLPAKESLK from the coding sequence ATGCTGTATCCTTCTATCGATAAGCTGCTCGACAAAGTCGACAGCAAGTACTCGCTGGTGGTGGCCGCTTCCAAGCGTGCCCGCGCACTGCGTGACGGCGCCAAGACCGAGGTGCGCCAGAAGCGTTCGCATAAGCAGGTAGGCCTCGCGCTCGAAGAGATTTACGAGGATCACGTATCCTACGAGAAGCTGCCGGCCAAAGAATCCCTGAAATAA
- the gmk gene encoding guanylate kinase, whose product MTSNYSDTPVDKGILIVLSGPSGVGKGTVCKALRECAPDIVYSVSATTRSPREGEVDGVNYFFKTREQFQQLIEQDQMLEWAEYVGNYYGTPRKFVEDTLNSGKDIILEIEVQGALKVKQKFPEGVFLFLLPPSLTELESRIVGRGTEPEDVIRSRMSVAVDEIAMMEHYDYAIVNDQVDSACSRIRSILTAEHCRKDRMIAKIQHWMAEVRK is encoded by the coding sequence ATGACGAGTAATTACAGCGATACCCCGGTGGACAAAGGGATTCTGATTGTGCTGTCGGGCCCATCGGGCGTAGGCAAGGGAACGGTTTGCAAGGCGCTTCGGGAATGTGCTCCCGATATCGTTTACTCCGTATCGGCAACCACGCGCAGCCCGCGCGAGGGGGAAGTCGACGGGGTGAATTATTTCTTCAAGACCCGGGAACAATTCCAGCAGCTCATCGAGCAGGACCAGATGTTGGAATGGGCCGAATATGTGGGTAATTACTACGGTACTCCGCGCAAATTCGTGGAAGATACGCTGAACAGCGGCAAGGACATTATCCTCGAGATCGAAGTGCAGGGTGCGCTGAAGGTCAAGCAGAAGTTCCCCGAAGGGGTGTTCCTGTTCCTGCTGCCGCCGTCGCTCACCGAGCTGGAGAGCCGGATTGTCGGACGGGGCACGGAGCCCGAGGACGTCATCCGCAGCCGGATGTCCGTTGCCGTAGACGAGATTGCGATGATGGAGCACTACGATTACGCCATCGTGAACGATCAAGTCGATTCGGCCTGTTCGCGGATCCGGAGTATTCTGACGGCCGAGCACTGCCGCAAGGACCGGATGATTGCCAAGATTCAACATTGGATGGCGGAGGTGAGAAAATAA
- the remA gene encoding extracellular matrix/biofilm regulator RemA gives MAIKLINIGFGNIVSANRIISIVSPESAPIKRIIQEARDRHMLIDATYGRRTRAVIITDSDHVILSAVQPETVAHRLSNKDDDHDE, from the coding sequence ATGGCGATCAAATTAATCAACATCGGTTTCGGGAACATCGTGTCCGCGAATCGAATCATATCCATTGTGAGCCCGGAATCGGCGCCGATTAAACGGATTATCCAAGAAGCGCGCGACCGCCATATGCTGATCGATGCGACGTACGGGCGCCGCACCCGTGCCGTCATCATCACGGACAGCGACCACGTGATCCTGTCCGCGGTTCAGCCGGAGACGGTCGCGCATCGACTTTCCAACAAGGACGATGATCATGACGAGTAA
- a CDS encoding YicC/YloC family endoribonuclease, translated as MVTSMTGFGQAERTMAGYQIGIDLKSVNHRYCEIVIRMPKEFARYENAVKAAIGQHVKRGRVDAYVTVERAGGTPQNVHIDWNLALGYSQAAEELRERLALQDPLTLRDLIAVPGLLTFGSGMPEDEEGMEAALTACAEEAASALCVMRRREGAFLLQELEQRIAVLETHRTAAAALAPLVVRDYAEKLRARIGELLQQPPDESRLAMEVALFADRASIDEELARLLSHAAQFRELLVLGEPQGRRLDFLVQEMNREVNTIGSKANDARLSALVVEMKSELEKLREQIQNIE; from the coding sequence ATGGTTACCAGTATGACCGGCTTCGGACAAGCCGAACGCACCATGGCCGGTTATCAGATCGGGATCGATCTCAAGAGCGTCAACCACCGCTACTGCGAGATCGTCATCCGGATGCCCAAAGAATTCGCACGTTACGAGAACGCCGTAAAAGCGGCGATCGGCCAGCATGTGAAGCGGGGACGCGTGGACGCCTACGTAACGGTAGAGCGGGCGGGCGGCACCCCGCAGAATGTACATATCGATTGGAATCTGGCGCTGGGCTACAGCCAGGCGGCGGAAGAACTGCGCGAGAGGCTCGCGCTGCAGGATCCGCTGACGCTCCGCGATCTCATCGCGGTTCCCGGCCTTCTCACCTTCGGCAGCGGCATGCCGGAGGATGAGGAAGGGATGGAGGCGGCGCTGACGGCCTGCGCCGAAGAAGCCGCCTCTGCCCTGTGTGTCATGCGGCGGCGCGAAGGCGCGTTTCTGCTCCAGGAGCTGGAGCAGCGGATCGCCGTGCTGGAGACACACCGCACCGCAGCGGCCGCACTGGCCCCGCTGGTCGTCCGCGACTACGCGGAGAAGCTGAGGGCGAGGATCGGCGAGCTGCTCCAGCAGCCGCCGGACGAGAGCCGCCTGGCGATGGAAGTGGCCCTGTTCGCAGACCGGGCCTCCATCGACGAGGAGCTGGCCCGGCTGCTCAGCCATGCGGCCCAGTTCCGTGAGCTGCTCGTCCTCGGTGAACCCCAGGGAAGGCGGCTTGATTTTCTCGTTCAGGAGATGAACCGGGAAGTCAATACGATCGGCTCCAAAGCCAACGATGCCCGGCTGTCCGCCCTTGTGGTGGAGATGAAGTCGGAGCTCGAGAAGCTTCGCGAACAGATCCAGAACATCGAGTAA